A genomic region of Caulobacter vibrioides contains the following coding sequences:
- the hrcA gene encoding heat-inducible transcriptional repressor HrcA: MTQLFPGPIVRTPGLAELDARARDIFRRVVESYIETGEPVGSRTISKGGVALSPASIRNTMQDLAHLGLLDAPHTSAGRMPTHAGLRMFVDGFLEVGDVAEQEKRAIEARLAVKGRSFEEALAEASSILSGLAGGAGIVVTPVREGGVKHVEFVPLGGGQVLAVMVFEDGQVENRLMRQAPGVTPSALQEASNFLNARLRGRTLTEARTEMGGELDAARRQLDETAARLVEDGLAAWSGGEGDARSLIVRGQANLLADARAREDIDRVRQLFDDLEQKGQLIGLLDDVRDAEGVRIYIGAETRLFSLSGSSVIAAPYMTGRQKVLGAIGVIGPARLNYARVIPLVDYTARVLGRMMDG, translated from the coding sequence ATGACGCAGCTCTTCCCAGGGCCGATCGTCCGCACGCCTGGGCTGGCCGAACTGGACGCTCGCGCCCGTGACATCTTCCGGCGCGTGGTGGAATCCTACATCGAGACCGGGGAGCCGGTAGGCTCGCGCACCATCTCCAAGGGTGGGGTGGCGCTGTCGCCGGCCTCGATCCGCAACACCATGCAGGATCTGGCGCATCTGGGCCTTCTGGACGCGCCCCATACCAGCGCGGGGCGCATGCCCACCCACGCAGGTCTTCGGATGTTCGTCGATGGCTTCCTCGAGGTCGGCGATGTCGCCGAGCAGGAAAAGCGGGCGATCGAAGCGCGTCTGGCGGTCAAGGGACGCTCGTTCGAGGAAGCTCTGGCCGAGGCCTCCTCGATCCTGTCCGGCCTGGCCGGCGGGGCCGGCATTGTCGTCACGCCGGTGCGTGAGGGCGGGGTGAAGCATGTGGAGTTCGTGCCGTTGGGCGGCGGCCAGGTGCTGGCGGTCATGGTGTTCGAGGACGGCCAGGTCGAAAATCGCCTGATGCGCCAGGCGCCGGGCGTCACGCCCTCGGCGCTGCAGGAGGCCTCTAACTTCCTCAACGCCCGCCTGCGCGGCCGCACGCTCACCGAGGCGCGGACCGAGATGGGCGGCGAGCTGGACGCCGCGCGCCGGCAACTGGACGAAACCGCCGCCCGCCTCGTCGAGGATGGTCTGGCGGCCTGGAGCGGTGGCGAGGGCGACGCGCGCTCGCTGATCGTGCGTGGCCAAGCCAACCTGCTGGCCGACGCCCGGGCTCGCGAGGACATCGACCGGGTGCGGCAACTGTTCGACGATCTGGAGCAGAAGGGTCAGCTGATCGGTCTGCTGGATGACGTACGCGACGCCGAGGGCGTTCGGATCTATATCGGGGCCGAAACGCGTCTCTTTTCGCTTTCGGGTTCCTCGGTGATCGCGGCGCCCTATATGACGGGACGCCAGAAGGTGCTGGGCGCGATCGGCGTGATCGGGCCCGCCCGTTTGAACTACGCTCGGGTCATTCCGTTGGTGGACTATACCGCCCGGGTGCTCGGGCGGATGATGGATGGATAA
- the rph gene encoding ribonuclease PH, with translation MRPSERAPDQLRAVSLETGVNRYAEGSCLISFGHTKVLVTATVEENVPGWMRNKGAGWVTAEYGMLPRATHTRGRREAAAGKQTGRTQEIQRLIGRSLRAVVDLKALGERQITLDCDVVQADGGTRTAAITGAWVALRLATQYLLDEGVLKTDPILGQVAAVSCGVFNGAPVLDLDYEEDSNAEADSNFVLTGEGDIVEIQATGEKRGFTRAEFESLYGLAEKGINELFALQRAAISR, from the coding sequence ATGCGTCCGTCCGAACGCGCCCCCGACCAGCTGCGCGCCGTCTCGCTGGAAACCGGCGTCAACCGCTATGCGGAGGGCTCCTGCCTGATCTCGTTCGGCCACACCAAGGTCCTGGTCACCGCCACGGTCGAGGAGAATGTGCCCGGCTGGATGCGCAACAAGGGCGCCGGCTGGGTCACCGCCGAGTACGGCATGCTGCCCCGCGCCACGCACACGCGCGGCCGCCGCGAGGCCGCCGCCGGTAAGCAGACCGGCCGCACCCAGGAGATCCAGCGCCTGATCGGCCGCTCGCTGCGCGCGGTCGTCGACCTGAAGGCCTTGGGCGAGCGCCAGATCACGCTGGACTGCGACGTCGTCCAGGCCGACGGCGGCACCCGCACCGCCGCCATCACCGGCGCCTGGGTCGCCTTGCGCCTGGCCACTCAGTACCTCCTCGACGAGGGCGTGCTGAAGACCGACCCGATCCTGGGCCAGGTGGCGGCCGTCTCGTGCGGCGTCTTCAACGGCGCGCCGGTGCTGGACCTCGACTACGAGGAAGACAGCAACGCCGAGGCCGACAGCAACTTCGTCCTGACGGGCGAGGGCGATATCGTCGAGATCCAGGCCACCGGCGAGAAGCGCGGCTTCACCCGCGCCGAGTTCGAAAGCCTGTACGGCCTGGCCGAAAAGGGGATCAACGAACTGTTCGCCCTGCAGCGCGCCGCGATCAGCCGGTAA